A window of Haloarchaeobius litoreus contains these coding sequences:
- a CDS encoding DUF5783 family protein has protein sequence MTEFDPDRFEAEKYVDYFQQLQRAYKNAFETMNEEFDSTLIHGIDQQVLNESEPFYDEDEGFTVELPDDPHDRLTAVVVDEEKFEAVMERYREEIRSELRRVFGL, from the coding sequence ATGACCGAGTTCGACCCGGACCGCTTCGAGGCGGAGAAGTACGTCGACTACTTCCAGCAGCTCCAGCGCGCCTACAAGAACGCGTTCGAGACGATGAACGAGGAGTTCGACTCGACGCTCATCCACGGCATCGACCAGCAGGTGCTCAACGAGTCCGAGCCGTTCTACGACGAGGACGAGGGCTTCACCGTCGAGCTGCCCGACGACCCACACGACCGGCTCACGGCCGTCGTCGTCGACGAGGAGAAGTTCGAGGCGGTGATGGAGCGCTACCGGGAGGAGATCCGGAGCGAGCTCCGGCGCGTCTTCGGGCTGTAG
- a CDS encoding TVP38/TMEM64 family protein — translation MTHTRFLAEDADRRQVAVGMAIFALLLVAGGLLTSRFLWLFEEPDAIREAVTAFGPFAPLAFVLMQAAQVVVAPIPSHVLSFAAGYLFGPVWGFVYSMTGAIAGTLVALVIARRYGRPVVERFVASEALDRFDAYLGEYGLAGVFVVFLLPGFPDDVVCLVAGCSDLDIRKILAVATLGRIPGYLVLVLSGAGVAEGQLYGSVSLLLAAAAVGGLLFWRRKRLLEWLRRQLADDDDGRHQPGS, via the coding sequence GTGACACACACGCGTTTCCTCGCCGAGGACGCCGACCGCCGGCAGGTCGCCGTCGGGATGGCCATCTTCGCCCTCCTGCTCGTGGCCGGTGGGCTGCTCACCAGCAGGTTCCTCTGGCTCTTCGAGGAGCCCGACGCCATCCGCGAGGCCGTCACCGCGTTCGGGCCGTTCGCGCCGCTGGCGTTCGTCCTCATGCAGGCGGCACAGGTCGTGGTCGCACCCATTCCGAGCCACGTGCTCTCCTTCGCCGCCGGCTACCTGTTCGGCCCGGTCTGGGGGTTCGTCTACAGCATGACCGGTGCGATCGCCGGAACGCTCGTCGCGCTCGTCATCGCACGCCGGTACGGTCGGCCGGTCGTCGAGCGGTTCGTCGCGTCCGAGGCGCTCGACCGCTTCGACGCCTACCTCGGCGAGTACGGGCTGGCGGGCGTGTTCGTGGTGTTCCTCCTGCCCGGCTTCCCGGACGACGTGGTCTGTCTCGTCGCCGGCTGCTCCGACCTCGACATCCGGAAGATACTGGCCGTCGCGACGCTCGGGCGGATTCCGGGCTACCTCGTGCTGGTCCTCTCCGGTGCCGGGGTCGCCGAGGGACAGCTGTACGGGTCGGTGTCGCTGCTGCTGGCCGCCGCGGCAGTCGGCGGGCTCCTGTTCTGGCGGCGGAAACGCCTGCTGGAGTGGCTCCGCCGGCAGCTGGCCGACGACGACGACGGTCGCCACCAGCCCGGTTCCTGA
- a CDS encoding vWA domain-containing protein yields MSPRHRRSFLALATAAAASLAGCSTGSTPVDGPGTDQPTTAPPGELVDDWQYDPGDLEQNDDGGSGGSSGGANVSYESTSADSGSVGLAAGGAKDVNNFRQNVEEGFLPLPTDMPYEGLFYDYYFDTGNGGDCSSLFCPRYAPAVSADPLSGETERYLSMGLNSGLDADDFERKRLNFVVVLDVSGSMSSPFDEYHYDGDGGDGDDRPKIEVARDALTSLTEQLRPGDRFGVVLYNDQATVAKPLNAVETTDMEAIRGHIEADIEAGGGTNLSAGLDEASALFDDVADADPDEYENRFAVLTDAMPNLGDTSQGGLQGRLAAESERGVHATFVGVGVDFNTEIIDAITAVRGANHYSVHSPDEFEERLTDGFQYMVTPLVFDLSLELDAEGYEIETVYGSSAAEESTGEVMRVNTLFASDREGGETKGGVVLAKLRQTGGSGSLQLRASWENREGETSETTATVDVPDDGPEQFANTGVRKAVLLTRYADLCRNWAVAMREDDGEPPADGIAPADYGDLGRWERQSTDLAVSPEYADRFESFAGYFEAEMAEIGDDTLERELAVLERLADASVTTRRLGRSPRA; encoded by the coding sequence ATGTCCCCGCGACACAGACGCTCGTTCCTCGCGCTGGCGACGGCGGCTGCCGCCTCGCTGGCCGGCTGTAGCACCGGCTCGACCCCCGTCGACGGCCCCGGCACCGACCAGCCGACGACTGCACCGCCCGGCGAACTCGTCGACGACTGGCAGTACGACCCGGGCGACCTCGAGCAGAACGACGACGGCGGCTCCGGCGGTTCGAGCGGCGGCGCGAACGTCAGCTACGAGTCCACGTCGGCCGACAGCGGCTCCGTCGGCCTCGCAGCCGGCGGCGCGAAGGACGTGAACAACTTCCGGCAGAACGTCGAGGAGGGCTTCCTCCCGCTCCCCACCGACATGCCCTACGAGGGGCTGTTCTACGACTACTACTTCGACACCGGCAACGGGGGCGACTGCTCGTCGCTGTTCTGCCCGCGCTACGCCCCGGCCGTCTCGGCGGACCCCCTCTCCGGGGAGACCGAACGATACCTCTCGATGGGGCTGAACTCCGGGCTCGACGCCGACGACTTCGAACGCAAACGGCTGAACTTCGTCGTCGTGCTCGACGTCTCCGGGTCGATGTCCTCCCCCTTCGACGAGTACCACTACGACGGGGACGGAGGCGACGGCGACGACCGGCCCAAGATCGAGGTCGCACGCGACGCGCTCACGTCGCTGACCGAGCAGCTCCGTCCCGGCGACCGCTTCGGCGTCGTGCTGTACAACGACCAGGCGACGGTCGCGAAGCCACTGAACGCCGTCGAGACGACCGACATGGAGGCCATCCGCGGCCACATCGAGGCGGACATCGAGGCCGGCGGCGGCACGAACCTCTCGGCCGGCCTCGACGAGGCCAGCGCCCTGTTCGACGACGTCGCCGACGCCGACCCGGACGAGTACGAGAACCGCTTCGCCGTGCTCACGGACGCGATGCCGAACCTCGGCGACACCAGTCAGGGCGGCCTGCAGGGACGGCTCGCGGCCGAGTCCGAGCGCGGCGTCCACGCGACGTTCGTCGGCGTGGGCGTCGACTTCAACACCGAGATAATCGACGCCATCACGGCCGTCCGCGGTGCGAACCACTACTCGGTCCACTCCCCCGACGAGTTCGAGGAGCGTCTCACCGACGGCTTCCAGTACATGGTCACGCCGCTCGTGTTCGACCTCTCGCTCGAACTCGACGCCGAGGGCTACGAGATAGAGACGGTGTACGGCTCCTCTGCCGCCGAGGAGTCCACCGGCGAGGTCATGCGCGTCAACACGCTGTTCGCCTCGGACCGCGAGGGCGGGGAGACGAAGGGTGGTGTCGTCCTCGCGAAGCTCCGCCAGACCGGTGGGAGTGGCTCCCTCCAGCTGCGGGCCAGCTGGGAGAACCGGGAAGGCGAGACCAGCGAGACGACCGCGACCGTCGACGTCCCCGACGACGGCCCGGAACAGTTCGCCAACACGGGCGTCCGCAAGGCCGTCCTGCTGACGCGCTACGCCGACCTCTGCCGGAACTGGGCGGTCGCCATGCGCGAGGACGACGGCGAACCGCCCGCAGACGGGATTGCACCTGCCGACTACGGCGACCTCGGGCGTTGGGAGCGCCAGTCGACCGACCTGGCCGTCTCCCCCGAGTACGCCGACCGTTTCGAGTCGTTCGCCGGATACTTCGAGGCCGAGATGGCCGAAATCGGCGACGATACTCTCGAACGCGAGCTCGCCGTCCTCGAGCGGCTGGCCGACGCGTCGGTGACGACTCGACGCCTCGGCCGGTCGCCGCGGGCCTGA
- a CDS encoding phosphoribosyltransferase encodes MFADRTDAGRRLADLLVDRGVTADIVLAVPRGGLPVARPVADRLDAPLDVIAAKKLGSPWNPELAVGAVASDGAVWVNADLVEDLGISEAYLDEETGRQHAVAAEKTETYREGKPPLDLDGLTAVVVDDGVATGATTIACIRGAREAGAERVVLAVPVGPPDTVERLRAEADEVVCLLIPPQFHAVGQFYESFTQVSDEEAMSYLDGN; translated from the coding sequence ATGTTCGCGGACCGAACGGACGCCGGTCGACGGCTCGCGGACCTGCTCGTCGACCGCGGCGTCACGGCAGACATCGTCCTCGCTGTCCCACGCGGCGGCCTGCCCGTCGCGCGACCCGTCGCCGACAGACTCGACGCCCCGCTGGACGTCATCGCGGCGAAGAAGCTCGGGTCCCCCTGGAACCCGGAGCTCGCGGTCGGCGCGGTCGCGAGCGACGGCGCGGTGTGGGTGAACGCCGACCTCGTCGAAGACCTCGGTATCAGCGAGGCGTACCTCGACGAGGAGACCGGCCGCCAGCACGCCGTCGCCGCGGAGAAGACCGAGACGTACCGCGAGGGCAAGCCGCCGCTCGACCTCGACGGGCTGACGGCCGTCGTCGTCGACGACGGCGTCGCGACGGGCGCGACGACCATCGCCTGCATCCGTGGGGCCCGCGAGGCCGGGGCCGAACGGGTCGTCCTCGCGGTGCCGGTCGGCCCCCCGGACACGGTCGAACGGCTCCGGGCGGAGGCCGACGAGGTGGTCTGCCTGCTGATACCGCCCCAGTTCCACGCCGTCGGTCAGTTCTACGAGTCGTTCACGCAGGTCTCCGACGAGGAGGCGATGTCGTACCTCGACGGGAACTGA
- a CDS encoding metal-dependent hydrolase, whose amino-acid sequence MMAMTHALAGLVLAALAVAVGGDPVTVALVGLAGSLFPDLDIYAGHRKTLHYPVYGWIPAGIAVALAVVVQTNATVALATFLVAAALHPVMDIYGGGLELRPWEGRSERAVYSHYHGRWLAPKRLVPYDGSPHDLATATVLALPAATLPDPVPAFAFGLLAVGAVYVALRKRLATVWGTLARVLPEPVARHVPARFFE is encoded by the coding sequence ATGATGGCCATGACACACGCGCTGGCGGGGCTCGTCCTCGCCGCGCTCGCAGTCGCTGTCGGTGGCGACCCGGTGACAGTCGCGCTCGTGGGGCTCGCCGGAAGCCTGTTCCCCGACCTCGACATCTACGCCGGCCACCGGAAGACGCTGCACTACCCGGTGTACGGGTGGATTCCGGCAGGGATAGCCGTCGCACTCGCCGTCGTCGTCCAGACGAACGCGACCGTCGCCCTGGCGACGTTCCTCGTGGCCGCCGCGCTCCACCCGGTGATGGACATCTACGGCGGCGGCCTCGAGCTCCGTCCGTGGGAGGGTCGCTCCGAGCGGGCCGTCTACAGTCACTATCACGGCCGCTGGCTCGCGCCGAAGCGCCTCGTTCCCTACGACGGTTCGCCCCACGACCTCGCCACGGCCACCGTGTTGGCACTCCCCGCGGCGACGCTCCCCGACCCCGTTCCGGCGTTCGCCTTCGGACTGCTGGCCGTCGGCGCGGTGTACGTCGCACTCCGGAAGCGCCTCGCGACGGTGTGGGGCACGCTCGCCCGGGTACTCCCCGAGCCGGTCGCACGGCACGTGCCGGCACGCTTCTTCGAGTAA
- a CDS encoding single-stranded-DNA-specific exonuclease RecJ, producing the protein MSASAPVPELADRAAACAERLRAADEVLLASHIDADGLTSAAVASSALERAAIPHEVVFEKQLDAERIAAIAETEYDTVLFTDFGSGQIDDIVPHEERGAFTPVIADHHQPGDADTEFHLNPLLEGIDGGSELSGAGAAYVLARALEGDGDNRDLARLAIVGAVGDMQDQDGELHGANAAIVDDGVAAGVVEGGTDLAVYGKQTRPLPKLLEYASDVQIPGVTNDHNGAVAFLDGLDVDCRADGEWRRWVDLTADERQTVASALVKRAVASGVPADRIDDLVGTTYTLTAEPEGTELRDASEFSTLLNATARYERGDVGLAVCLGDRDEALTAARTLLRNHRRNLSEGLEFVKNEGTTTEEHVQWFHADDRIRETIVGIVAGMALGAGGIDPRKPILAFANESDTEVKVSARGSGALVRKGLDLSVVMREASQSVGGDGGGHVVAAGATIPRGEVEAFVAEADRIVGEQLG; encoded by the coding sequence ATGTCCGCCAGTGCCCCCGTCCCGGAACTCGCCGACCGCGCCGCCGCGTGCGCCGAGCGCCTGCGCGCGGCCGACGAGGTGTTGCTCGCGTCGCACATCGACGCCGACGGGCTCACCAGCGCGGCCGTCGCGTCGAGCGCGCTCGAACGTGCCGCCATCCCGCACGAGGTCGTCTTCGAGAAGCAACTCGACGCCGAGCGCATCGCCGCCATCGCCGAGACGGAGTACGACACCGTGCTGTTCACCGACTTCGGCAGCGGCCAGATCGACGACATCGTCCCGCACGAGGAGCGCGGGGCGTTCACGCCGGTCATCGCGGACCACCACCAGCCCGGCGACGCCGACACCGAGTTCCACCTGAACCCCCTGCTGGAGGGTATCGACGGCGGCTCCGAGCTCTCGGGCGCAGGGGCGGCGTACGTGCTGGCCCGGGCACTCGAAGGTGACGGCGACAACCGGGACCTCGCACGGCTGGCCATCGTCGGCGCGGTCGGGGACATGCAGGACCAGGACGGCGAGCTCCACGGCGCGAACGCGGCCATCGTCGACGACGGCGTCGCGGCCGGCGTCGTCGAGGGTGGCACCGACCTCGCGGTGTACGGCAAGCAGACCCGGCCGCTCCCGAAGCTCCTGGAGTACGCGAGCGACGTGCAGATCCCGGGCGTGACGAACGACCACAACGGCGCTGTCGCGTTCCTCGACGGGCTCGACGTCGATTGCCGAGCGGACGGCGAGTGGCGGCGCTGGGTGGACCTCACCGCCGACGAGCGCCAGACGGTCGCGAGCGCGCTGGTCAAGCGCGCGGTCGCCTCGGGCGTGCCGGCCGACCGCATCGACGACCTCGTCGGCACGACGTACACGCTCACGGCCGAGCCCGAGGGCACCGAACTCCGGGACGCCAGCGAGTTCTCGACGCTGCTGAACGCCACTGCGCGGTACGAGCGCGGCGACGTCGGACTCGCGGTCTGTCTGGGCGACCGCGACGAGGCGCTGACGGCGGCCCGGACGTTGCTGCGGAACCACCGGCGGAACCTCTCGGAGGGGCTGGAGTTCGTGAAGAACGAGGGGACGACGACCGAGGAGCACGTCCAGTGGTTCCACGCCGACGACCGCATCCGGGAGACCATCGTCGGCATCGTCGCCGGGATGGCACTCGGTGCGGGCGGCATCGACCCTCGCAAGCCCATCCTGGCGTTCGCGAACGAGAGCGACACCGAGGTCAAGGTGTCCGCACGTGGCAGCGGCGCGCTGGTTCGGAAGGGGCTCGACCTCTCGGTCGTGATGCGCGAGGCCTCGCAGTCGGTCGGCGGCGACGGTGGTGGACACGTCGTCGCGGCCGGTGCGACGATTCCCCGCGGTGAGGTCGAGGCGTTCGTCGCGGAGGCCGACCGAATCGTCGGGGAACAGCTCGGCTGA